GGAAAGAATGATTTTGAATTACATACGGCAAAATGAAATGATTTGCAGGGGAGATACTGTTGTTGCAGGCATTTCTGGGGGGGCGGATTCCATGGCCCTTTTACATATTCTAAAAGAATTTAGCAAAAGCAACTACATAAAAATAATCGCCGCCCACATAAACCACAATTTAAGGGGCGGAGAATCAGACTTGGACGAAATGCTCGTCAGGGATTACTGCGATAATAACGGAATACAGCTTAAGGTGTTAAGCGCAGACATCAAGGGGTTTTGTGCATTTAAAGGACTATCTCTCGAAGAGGGGGGTAGAATAGTGCGCTATAACTTCTTCAACTTAATCAAAAGGAGAAACGGTTCCGTAAAAGTAGCTACTGGACATCACAAGGACGATCAGGTGGAAACTGTTTTGATGAGGATAATAAGAGGTACGGGCATTAACGGACTCAAGGGGATAGACCCGGTAAGAGAGGATGGGGTAATACGACCTTTGCTGTTGGCACGTAAAAGTGATATTTTGAATTATTGCCACGAAAAGTCAATCCCATACCGTCATGATGCTTCCAATATGGAAACGGATTATCACCGAAACAGCATAAGGCATGAATTGATGCCGCTTTTAAAAAAGTATAACCCTATAATTGATGAGAGCATTGCGAACCTGTCGAAAATTGCAAGGGAGTACGAAGAGCATATAACTGCAGAGGTTGATGAGATTTGGCATAAGTATAAAGACAAGGCAAGCATAAGCTACAATGAATTATCAAGAGAAGCACCGCTGATGCAAAAAAAAGTTCTGTTAAGAAAATATAAAGAAATTTGCGATAACATTAAATTTCAACACGCACATCTTGAAAAGGCTGTGGAAAAGATTGGAGACAAAGAAGATACTACTTGGACAGTGTCATTGCCGAATGATTTTCTTTTGCGCAGATCCTACGACAAGATAACTGTAGAATCAAAAAAAACAAACCGGGCAACGCCCTATTTTGAATATAAGATTTATCCCGGAAAAAGCTACGTCCTTTCCAAGATAAAAATCGTGGTAGAAACGGCACTGAAAAAAAACGATAAAAAACAAAAAAAACCTGAAAAACAAGGGGAATTTCTCTTCGATTATGATAAAATTATTGCGATTGGAGAACATATCGTTTTAAGGCAGAGAAAGCCTGGAGACAGGATAAGACCTCTAGGGCATAAAAATAAAAGAAAAATTAAAGAGATATTAATTGATAATAAGATACCGTCCGATAATAGGGACAGCATACTTGTGTTTGAAGTCGGCAACGAGATTATCTGGCTGGCAGGCATAGCGGCAAGCGAGGAATTCAAAGTCACCGAAGATACTAAAAAAATAATGCGCTTAGCGTTTTATAAAATCCAGGAGGAAATAAATGCTTAACGATATTAAAGATGTGTTGATTGATGAAAAAACCCTGAAGAAAAGGGTCAGCGAACTTGGGAAGGAGCTGGCAGAGGAATACAAAGGCAAAAATCCTTTGGTAATCTGCGTGCTGAAAGGGTCTGTTTTATTTATGTCTGATCTGGTTCAAAGCATGGACATACCTCTGGAAATAGATTTTATGGCCATATCCAGCTACGGAACCGGAACCCGAAGCTCAGGTGAAGTGAGAATATTGAAGGATTTAGATAAAAGCGTCGAAGGCAGGGATTTGTTGATAATAGAAGATATCGTCGACAGTGGTCTGACGCTATCTTATCTGATCAAGATATTCAAAGATAGAAACACAAACTCTATTAAGGTATGCAGTCTATTGGACAAACCAGAGAGAAGAATCTCGGAGGTCGAAATAGATTTTGTGGGCTTTGCCGTGCCGGATGAATTCGTCGTGGGCTATGGACTTGATTTTGCCGAGAAGTACAGAAACCTCCCATTTATAGGGGTTTTAAAGGAAGAAGTATACGTCTAGGTTTCGTTGTAATTCTATAGAATGTATGTTAGAATAATGTATCACAATTTTATAAGCGAAGGGGAGTGAGAGCTTGAACAAATATTTGCGGATGATCAGCTTTTATATGATAGTTCTTCTTATCATAATACTGGCTGTAACAACTATAAACACAGGTCAAAGCGACGTTGATATCATATCATACGATGAATTGGTAACAGGCATAACCAATAACTCAGTTGAAGAGATAAACGTGAATATAGACCGATACAAAGTCGAAGGTACAATGAATGACGGAACTGAATTCATAAGTATAGTCATACCAAGTTCCTTTACCGAATTTATAAACGGCCACATACAAGGTGGTGGAGAAATCAACATATCCTATCTGGAACCAGAGCAGACTCCGTGGTGGGTTACCATACTTCCCACACTGTTTTTAGTGGTCCTGATGGTAGTGTTTTTCTTGATGTTTACTCAGCAGTCCGGTGGAGGCGGGGGCAAAGTGATGTCCTTTGGAAAAAGCAAGGCCAGACTGCATACGCCTTCTAAGAAGGGCGTTACTTTTAAGAATGTGGCAGGAGCGGATGAGGAAAAGGAAGAGCTTGAAGAAATAGTAGATTTTCTTAAGTCTCCTGTCAGATATCTAGAGCTTGGAGCCAGAATACCTAAAGGTGTTCTCCTAGTGGGTCCTCCGGGAACTGGTAAGACCCTTTTGGCAAGAGCAGTTGCCGGTGAATCGGGAGTTCCTTTTTTCAGCATTAGTGGATCTGATTTTGTGGAAATGTTCGTAGGCGTAGGAGCTTCAAGGGTTAGAGATCTGTTCGAAACTGCCAAGAAAAACTCGCCTTGTATAATTTTCATTGATGAAATCGACGCGGTAGGTCGGCAAAGAGGAGCGGGCCTAGGCGGAGGACACGATGAGAGGGAGCAAACACTTAATCAATTGCTGGTGGAGATGGATGGCTTCGGAGACAACGAAGGCATAATAATGATAGCAGCGACGAATAGGCCAGATATTTTGGACCCAGCGCTATTAAGACCGGGACGTTTTGACAGACAAGTAGTCGTAGGCAGACCTGACGTTAAAGGACGAGAAGAGATACTTAAGGTACACATTAAGGATAAGCCTTTGGAAGATGAGATTGAGCTTAGAACAATAGCAAAGAGCACCCCGGGATTTACAGGAGCCGATCTTGAAAACATTATGAACGAGTCAGCTTTGCTCGCTGCAAGAAAGCGAAAGAAGAAAATCGGAATGCAAGAGCTGGAAGAAGCAATCAAAAGGGTTATAGCCGGCCCGGAGAAGAAGAGCAGGCTTATCACTGAGCACGACAGAAAGATTACTGCAGTCCATGAAGCTGGACATGCAATAGTAATGAGGGTTCTTCCTAATTGTGATGAGGTTCATGAAATTTCGATTATACCGAGAGGGATGGCTGCGGGCTATACCCTGGCTTTACCTGAAAATGATAACAGCCATATATCTAAAGCAAAGTTGGCTGATGAAATTGCAGGTCTTTTGGGAGGACGTGCGGCAGAAAAAATCGTGCTTGACGATATCTGCACCGGTGCTACAAATGATATAGAGAGAGCAACAGAAATGGCAAGAAAGATGGTCACAGAGTTTGGCATGAGCGATTATCTAGGGCCAATGACTTTTGGGAGCAAACATGACGAGGTGTTTATCGGCAAAGATCTTGCGAGAAGCAGAAACTACAGCGAAGAGGTAGCGGCTGCTATTGACAAGGAGATAAGAACGATAATAGACAACGCCTATAAGAAAGCGCTAAAAATCCTAGAGGACAACAGAGACAAGCTGGAAAAAGTAAGCGAAGTCCTTCTGGAAAAAGAGACTATGAACAGCCTGGAGTTCAATGAGCTTTTCAGCGAGTAAATAAAACAACCATCCCGAAAGGGATGGTTTGTCTTGTATCTATGCATTGAGAAAATTAAAAGCGGAGGGCAAAAAAATGAAATACAAGGGGATAGTGTTCGATCTTGACGGAACCATAATTGATTCGGAAACAGGCATTGCAAAGGCTTTTCAAAAGGCGCTGGCCACAAAAGGGATGACAGACTCATTAGAAAATATCAAGAGCTTGATCGGCCCGCCTCTGAGCAGGACGATAATAACCAAGTACGGCTTCTCAGAAAAAGAAGGAGCCGAAGCGATGAAAGAACACAAAAAATACTATATTAGCAAAGGCTTGTTTGAAAGCAGTATCTACGAAGGGGTAAAAGAGCTTCTAGAGACATTGATGGATAAAAACATAGTAATGATGATTGCAACCAACAAGCCGGAAACATATGCGGTGACCCAGATGGAACATTACGGCTTAAGCAAGTATTTTCACAGCATCGTGGGAAATGATATTCCACAGAAGAGAGGAACCAAAAAAGACTTCATCATGGAAGCAATCGAAAGTGCCGGGATTAGAGCAGAGGATGCAGTGATGGTTGGTGACCGAAACATTGACCTTGAAGCTGCAAAGGAAATCGGCATGGATACGATAGGGGTGCTTTATGGATATGGATCAAAAGAAGAAATAGAAGGATGCATGCCCACGCACCTTATAGATGCACCTTTGGAAATTTTAGGCATTGTGTTGGGATAATACCCTGAAACGGAGGAATGATGATATGAAAATCGAAAGCATGATTGGGGAAGAATTAAGCGTGGAAATAGTGGTGACTGAAGATGATACTGCCAAATCTTTCGGAAGTGGGAGCATAGATGTTTACGCCACTCCGAAAATGGTAGGCTTGATGGAAAACGCCGCCTTGTCATTGGCTCAACGGGGTTTGGACGAAGGGTTCAGCACGGTCGGAACAAAAGTTGAAGTTAAGCATCTGGCAGCCACTCCTGTTGGAATGAAAGTTACAGGAAAAGCTAAATTGGTGGAAGTGGACAGACGAAGGCTATTGTTTGAGGTTGAAGCTTTCGATGAAGCTGAAAAAATAGGTGAAGGAATTCACGAGAGGTTTATTGTAGATGTAGAAAAGTTTTTAGGAAAAACAAAAAACAAAGGCAACTAAACTGAAATGTCTTGTATCCAAACGGAACGAGAACAGGAGGAATTTAAATGAATAGAAGGAAATTTTCTACTACTGGCAGATTGACCTTTATGGCGGTTATGCTCGCTATGACGATAGTGTTTGTAATGGCCACTGTGATACCTAACTTTGCGGTGAGCATGGCAGTGGCAATGTTTTTGCCCACGATACTGACGGGCTTGGTTTTAGGAGCCAAATCAGGCATGGTAATGGGTGCTTTGGCAGGGGCTCTAACTCTTTTCAGAGCGCTATTTATGCCTCTATCCCCCTTTGACTATTTTTTCATACATCCCATGGTGTCGATTTTCCCTAGGATGTTCATTGGGGTTGCGGCTTCTGGAGCCTTTTATCTGCTTAATGAAAAACTCAGCCTGCCGGATATTTTGTCTGCATCGATATCCGGAGCATTGGGTATGCTTACCAATACTATTTTGGTTGTGACTATGCTTTATGTAGTGCATGGACAAAATATGGTTGAAGCAATGGGAGGTATGGGCCTGATAACTGCCCTTGGCGTATTGTTTGCATCCAATGGCATAATAGAAATGATCAGCGCGGCAATAGTTGTGCCTATATTGTATAAGATATTTTTGCAATACAATAACAGATAGAATTAAATAAATAACTAGTAAAGAAG
Above is a genomic segment from Alkalibacter saccharofermentans DSM 14828 containing:
- a CDS encoding thioesterase family protein, with the translated sequence MKIESMIGEELSVEIVVTEDDTAKSFGSGSIDVYATPKMVGLMENAALSLAQRGLDEGFSTVGTKVEVKHLAATPVGMKVTGKAKLVEVDRRRLLFEVEAFDEAEKIGEGIHERFIVDVEKFLGKTKNKGN
- the tilS gene encoding tRNA lysidine(34) synthetase TilS codes for the protein MERMILNYIRQNEMICRGDTVVAGISGGADSMALLHILKEFSKSNYIKIIAAHINHNLRGGESDLDEMLVRDYCDNNGIQLKVLSADIKGFCAFKGLSLEEGGRIVRYNFFNLIKRRNGSVKVATGHHKDDQVETVLMRIIRGTGINGLKGIDPVREDGVIRPLLLARKSDILNYCHEKSIPYRHDASNMETDYHRNSIRHELMPLLKKYNPIIDESIANLSKIAREYEEHITAEVDEIWHKYKDKASISYNELSREAPLMQKKVLLRKYKEICDNIKFQHAHLEKAVEKIGDKEDTTWTVSLPNDFLLRRSYDKITVESKKTNRATPYFEYKIYPGKSYVLSKIKIVVETALKKNDKKQKKPEKQGEFLFDYDKIIAIGEHIVLRQRKPGDRIRPLGHKNKRKIKEILIDNKIPSDNRDSILVFEVGNEIIWLAGIAASEEFKVTEDTKKIMRLAFYKIQEEINA
- the hpt gene encoding hypoxanthine phosphoribosyltransferase, giving the protein MLNDIKDVLIDEKTLKKRVSELGKELAEEYKGKNPLVICVLKGSVLFMSDLVQSMDIPLEIDFMAISSYGTGTRSSGEVRILKDLDKSVEGRDLLIIEDIVDSGLTLSYLIKIFKDRNTNSIKVCSLLDKPERRISEVEIDFVGFAVPDEFVVGYGLDFAEKYRNLPFIGVLKEEVYV
- a CDS encoding ECF transporter S component — protein: MNRRKFSTTGRLTFMAVMLAMTIVFVMATVIPNFAVSMAVAMFLPTILTGLVLGAKSGMVMGALAGALTLFRALFMPLSPFDYFFIHPMVSIFPRMFIGVAASGAFYLLNEKLSLPDILSASISGALGMLTNTILVVTMLYVVHGQNMVEAMGGMGLITALGVLFASNGIIEMISAAIVVPILYKIFLQYNNR
- a CDS encoding HAD hydrolase-like protein, whose amino-acid sequence is MKYKGIVFDLDGTIIDSETGIAKAFQKALATKGMTDSLENIKSLIGPPLSRTIITKYGFSEKEGAEAMKEHKKYYISKGLFESSIYEGVKELLETLMDKNIVMMIATNKPETYAVTQMEHYGLSKYFHSIVGNDIPQKRGTKKDFIMEAIESAGIRAEDAVMVGDRNIDLEAAKEIGMDTIGVLYGYGSKEEIEGCMPTHLIDAPLEILGIVLG
- the ftsH gene encoding ATP-dependent zinc metalloprotease FtsH; translated protein: MNKYLRMISFYMIVLLIIILAVTTINTGQSDVDIISYDELVTGITNNSVEEINVNIDRYKVEGTMNDGTEFISIVIPSSFTEFINGHIQGGGEINISYLEPEQTPWWVTILPTLFLVVLMVVFFLMFTQQSGGGGGKVMSFGKSKARLHTPSKKGVTFKNVAGADEEKEELEEIVDFLKSPVRYLELGARIPKGVLLVGPPGTGKTLLARAVAGESGVPFFSISGSDFVEMFVGVGASRVRDLFETAKKNSPCIIFIDEIDAVGRQRGAGLGGGHDEREQTLNQLLVEMDGFGDNEGIIMIAATNRPDILDPALLRPGRFDRQVVVGRPDVKGREEILKVHIKDKPLEDEIELRTIAKSTPGFTGADLENIMNESALLAARKRKKKIGMQELEEAIKRVIAGPEKKSRLITEHDRKITAVHEAGHAIVMRVLPNCDEVHEISIIPRGMAAGYTLALPENDNSHISKAKLADEIAGLLGGRAAEKIVLDDICTGATNDIERATEMARKMVTEFGMSDYLGPMTFGSKHDEVFIGKDLARSRNYSEEVAAAIDKEIRTIIDNAYKKALKILEDNRDKLEKVSEVLLEKETMNSLEFNELFSE